From Marinoscillum sp. 108, a single genomic window includes:
- a CDS encoding glycosyltransferase → MDSLPLVSIICLCYNQKAFVGPAIRSALAQTYQNLEIIVVDDGSTDGSKEEISAIIKDTSIQFIDLPKNIGNCAAFNVGYRASKGEYLIDLAADDLLLPTRVELGINDFTNGPAQAGVHFSDAFITDESGNVLNTHYPRNQDGGMRAKIPSGNVYENLIRKYFICPPSMMTRRKVFDDLGGYDENLSYEDFDFWIRSGRTYEYLFNPAPLVKKRVVKNSLSTRQFGFRSRHLASTYQVCEKIFNLNQSVSEDKALIRRCRYEIKQCVKTFNFELILKYGKLIGQTQRRLSSLSSMER, encoded by the coding sequence ATGGATTCTCTGCCTTTAGTTTCAATAATCTGCCTCTGTTATAATCAAAAAGCTTTTGTGGGCCCGGCTATCCGGTCTGCGCTGGCTCAAACATACCAGAACCTGGAGATCATCGTGGTGGATGATGGCAGCACGGATGGTAGCAAAGAAGAAATTTCAGCAATCATCAAAGACACCTCCATTCAGTTCATTGACCTCCCAAAGAACATTGGCAACTGCGCCGCTTTCAATGTGGGCTATCGGGCCAGCAAAGGTGAATACCTCATCGATCTGGCAGCAGATGATCTGCTCCTGCCCACCAGGGTGGAGCTGGGCATTAATGACTTTACCAACGGACCGGCACAGGCAGGTGTACATTTCTCTGATGCCTTCATCACCGATGAGTCTGGCAACGTGCTCAATACTCATTATCCCAGAAATCAGGACGGAGGCATGCGAGCGAAAATCCCGTCTGGAAATGTTTACGAAAACCTCATCCGTAAATATTTTATATGTCCACCATCCATGATGACCAGACGAAAGGTCTTTGACGACCTGGGAGGGTATGACGAAAACCTGAGCTATGAGGACTTTGACTTCTGGATCAGGTCTGGCAGAACCTACGAATACCTATTCAACCCTGCCCCACTGGTCAAAAAAAGAGTAGTAAAAAACTCACTCTCCACCCGCCAATTTGGCTTCCGTAGCAGGCATCTCGCCTCTACCTACCAGGTGTGCGAGAAAATATTTAACCTCAATCAGAGTGTTTCTGAAGACAAGGCCCTCATCCGTAGGTGCCGATATGAAATCAAACAATGCGTGAAAACATTCAATTTTGAGTTGATCCTGAAATACGGCAAACTCATTGGGCAAACTCAGCGCCGGTTGTCATCGCTCTCCAGCATGGAGAGGTAG
- a CDS encoding Fur family transcriptional regulator: protein MISNSYQRIKELLVESGLKATHPRIAVLHELTKDEHPSAEQLHEKIREQNPSISLGSVHRILEKLVEANLAYRVATRSGTKRYDANLEPHSHIYSVNTEEIQDYHDPKLNELIRDYFDKKQVGNFKITDIKLQINGEKADPDQQVTIL, encoded by the coding sequence GTGATTAGCAATTCATATCAGCGAATAAAGGAACTTTTGGTGGAGTCGGGCTTAAAAGCCACACATCCCAGAATAGCCGTACTGCATGAGCTGACGAAGGATGAGCACCCCAGTGCAGAGCAGCTTCATGAGAAAATCAGGGAGCAGAATCCGAGCATCTCGCTGGGTAGTGTCCATAGGATCCTGGAGAAGTTGGTGGAGGCCAATCTGGCCTATCGTGTGGCTACCAGAAGTGGAACCAAACGATATGACGCGAACCTGGAGCCTCATAGCCATATCTACAGCGTGAATACTGAGGAGATTCAAGACTATCACGACCCAAAGCTGAATGAACTGATCCGGGATTATTTCGATAAAAAGCAGGTTGGCAATTTCAAGATTACGGACATCAAGCTCCAGATTAACGGAGAAAAGGCTGACCCAGATCAACAAGTAACAATTTTATAA
- a CDS encoding glycosyltransferase, which translates to MNVFVIPSWYPSEQYPSTGIFFREQSHLLATHRPNWNVGISLWGSHEPKLWLKAYAPLGGFIKYNSKPPIRKYEIQLEYNCVEFFTPAFTWTRKFRNGNIRGIIAANRQNFERFTTHFGRPDVIHAHVSYPAGAIARALSEAYQVPYVITEHMSPFPMASFKKDIQKTVLPPLRAAGQVLAVSQALIKRLSEFGVRADRISNFLDDRFFTPGSAQTGRFTLVAVGRLEAQKNYEALLESIAHVQKTGVDFALKVIGTGSREKHLRNQCSQLHLDGNVEWLGECNQNEVRQALRSANLMVNTSRHENQPVAILEAMACGVPVLTFDWDGADELVFGDAGEVLPSDPILLAEKVKSLAQKNPYDPQKVRATFEDHFGTVAQVQKLEQYYQRLLE; encoded by the coding sequence ATGAATGTCTTCGTGATACCTTCTTGGTACCCTTCAGAGCAATATCCCTCCACCGGGATCTTCTTCCGGGAGCAGTCACACCTCCTGGCGACACACCGTCCCAACTGGAACGTTGGGATCAGTCTTTGGGGATCTCATGAACCCAAGCTGTGGCTGAAAGCTTACGCGCCATTGGGCGGCTTCATCAAATACAATTCCAAGCCGCCTATTCGTAAATATGAGATTCAACTGGAATACAATTGCGTGGAGTTTTTCACCCCAGCTTTCACGTGGACCCGAAAGTTTCGCAATGGCAACATCCGCGGGATCATTGCGGCCAATCGACAAAACTTCGAGCGCTTTACTACACACTTCGGAAGGCCCGATGTAATCCACGCACATGTATCCTATCCTGCGGGAGCCATCGCCAGGGCTCTATCTGAGGCCTATCAGGTACCTTATGTGATCACCGAGCATATGAGTCCTTTTCCTATGGCTTCTTTCAAGAAGGACATTCAAAAAACCGTACTTCCGCCCTTGCGTGCAGCCGGTCAGGTACTTGCTGTGAGTCAGGCACTGATCAAGAGGCTCAGTGAATTCGGGGTAAGGGCTGATCGTATTTCCAACTTTCTGGACGATCGTTTTTTTACACCAGGAAGTGCTCAAACGGGGCGGTTTACGCTTGTGGCCGTTGGCCGATTGGAGGCACAGAAGAATTATGAGGCGCTGCTGGAATCCATCGCGCATGTGCAGAAGACTGGTGTGGATTTTGCACTGAAGGTCATTGGCACAGGCTCCAGGGAAAAACACCTGCGAAATCAATGTAGTCAGCTTCACCTTGACGGAAATGTGGAGTGGCTGGGAGAATGTAATCAGAATGAGGTACGCCAGGCCTTAAGGTCGGCCAATTTGATGGTGAATACAAGTAGGCACGAAAATCAGCCGGTGGCCATCCTGGAGGCGATGGCCTGCGGAGTACCCGTGCTTACTTTCGATTGGGATGGGGCGGATGAGCTGGTTTTTGGGGATGCTGGAGAGGTATTGCCATCTGACCCCATTCTGCTGGCTGAAAAAGTGAAGTCTTTGGCTCAGAAAAATCCATATGATCCTCAAAAGGTAAGAGCCACTTTCGAAGATCACTTTGGCACTGTTGCTCAGGTACAAAAGCTGGAACAGTATTACCAAAGGCTATTGGAGTGA
- the rsgA gene encoding ribosome small subunit-dependent GTPase A, which produces MKGLVIKSTGSWYRVRMTNGEEVNARLRGKFKLDNKKITNPIAVGDEVVMESQQDEWVINEIEERKNYIIRKSPKKKHFDHLIAANVDQALMIATLKEPRTSLGFIDRFLVTLEAYRIPGVIVFNKVDLLDAEGLEEADYLSFIYEKKVGYPCIKTSFIGGKVPEELSTLLRGKRTLLSGHSGSGKSTLINLLLPEISQKTSEISSFSEKGTHTTTFAEMFFLDGETAIIDTPGIKELGLSEIEGGELGHYFPEIREVMNDCRFHNCQHVNEPGCAVKKALEEGGITQERYYSYLSMLESDDNRR; this is translated from the coding sequence ATGAAAGGATTGGTGATTAAATCCACCGGATCGTGGTATCGAGTGAGAATGACCAATGGAGAAGAGGTTAACGCTCGTTTGAGAGGAAAATTTAAGCTGGACAACAAGAAAATCACAAACCCGATTGCGGTAGGAGATGAGGTAGTGATGGAATCGCAGCAGGATGAGTGGGTGATCAACGAAATAGAGGAGCGTAAAAACTATATCATTCGCAAATCACCTAAGAAAAAGCATTTTGACCACCTGATTGCTGCCAATGTGGACCAGGCACTGATGATTGCTACCTTGAAGGAGCCTCGCACTTCATTGGGGTTTATAGATCGTTTTCTGGTGACTTTGGAGGCCTATAGAATTCCAGGTGTGATTGTCTTCAATAAGGTGGATTTGCTGGATGCAGAAGGACTGGAAGAAGCTGATTATCTCAGTTTTATTTATGAGAAAAAGGTGGGCTACCCTTGTATCAAGACTTCCTTTATTGGCGGCAAGGTACCTGAGGAGCTTTCCACATTGCTTCGGGGAAAGCGAACCTTGTTGTCGGGGCACTCCGGGTCAGGGAAATCTACACTCATCAATCTGCTCCTGCCAGAGATCAGTCAGAAGACCTCTGAGATTTCTTCGTTTAGCGAGAAGGGTACCCATACCACCACTTTTGCGGAGATGTTCTTTTTAGACGGTGAGACAGCCATCATTGATACACCCGGTATCAAGGAGCTGGGTCTTTCAGAGATAGAAGGAGGAGAACTGGGTCACTACTTTCCTGAAATCAGGGAAGTCATGAATGATTGCCGGTTTCATAATTGCCAGCACGTGAATGAACCAGGATGCGCGGTGAAGAAGGCACTCGAGGAAGGCGGTATCACTCAGGAGCGCTACTATAGCTACCTCTCCATGCTGGAGAGCGATGACAACCGGCGCTGA
- a CDS encoding sulfotransferase encodes MRRIKLARTLQRISDFLPRKYPVKSRAGLAEQPFFVLGSGRNGSTLLNRMLNQHSELFLPSEQYFLGNSIIKYKLYNFLIWRDLMKVIAGELMKVTGSHTWDFSAEEIFDTLNTTDDKSLQSVLEVIFRTYGLKNKPTFSQWGDTTPLNTYYVPELLSVFPNARYLFLLRDGRDVVASYKRGGEAYLGKLAQPQQAAIHWVHALEQYQMLRKKSAVLLIRYEDLVTQPEVELMKVCDHLKVDYEDRMLTYHQTTPTAPMYQEPQHAKILKPVDKSSIGNWQKVLSEEDLKSCTIMNPWLAKFDYR; translated from the coding sequence ATGAGAAGAATAAAACTAGCCAGAACACTTCAGCGCATTTCGGATTTTCTACCCAGAAAATATCCGGTCAAAAGTAGGGCAGGCCTGGCTGAGCAACCTTTTTTCGTCTTAGGGTCAGGGAGAAACGGGAGCACACTCCTCAATAGAATGCTGAACCAGCATAGTGAGCTTTTTTTACCATCTGAACAGTATTTTCTGGGAAACAGCATCATTAAGTACAAGCTTTATAATTTCCTGATATGGCGGGACCTCATGAAGGTAATTGCCGGAGAGTTGATGAAGGTGACTGGCAGTCACACCTGGGATTTCAGCGCAGAGGAGATCTTTGATACGCTCAATACGACAGATGACAAGAGTTTGCAAAGTGTTTTGGAGGTTATTTTCAGAACCTATGGGTTAAAGAATAAGCCGACATTTAGTCAGTGGGGAGATACCACACCCCTCAATACATACTATGTGCCGGAGTTGCTGAGTGTTTTTCCAAACGCGCGATACCTCTTTCTGCTAAGGGACGGCCGTGACGTGGTGGCTTCCTACAAGCGTGGAGGCGAAGCTTACCTGGGTAAGTTGGCTCAGCCACAGCAAGCTGCCATTCACTGGGTGCACGCCCTTGAGCAATATCAAATGCTGCGAAAAAAGAGCGCGGTTTTACTGATTAGATATGAAGATTTGGTCACCCAACCTGAAGTGGAATTGATGAAGGTTTGTGATCATCTGAAGGTGGATTATGAGGATAGAATGCTGACGTACCACCAGACAACCCCCACCGCACCCATGTATCAGGAACCGCAGCATGCTAAAATTTTGAAACCTGTGGACAAGTCTTCCATTGGAAACTGGCAGAAAGTCCTGAGTGAGGAGGATTTGAAGAGTTGTACTATCATGAACCCCTGGCTTGCTAAATTTGATTATCGATGA
- a CDS encoding low molecular weight protein-tyrosine-phosphatase translates to MLNILFVCLGNICRSPLAEAIFNQKVKERGLNQSIKADSAGTASYHIGEDPDSRSIQVAVKHGVPIVHKGRQYHFKDAATFDYILAMDASNHRDIIHATSDRPEGLFLMRDFDPEGQGGDVPDPYYGGEDGFEKVFQILDRSIDAFLDFLVEKHHL, encoded by the coding sequence ATGTTAAATATTCTTTTTGTCTGTTTAGGTAACATCTGCAGGTCCCCTTTGGCCGAAGCTATTTTCAATCAGAAAGTAAAAGAGCGCGGACTAAATCAATCGATCAAAGCTGATTCTGCAGGTACTGCCAGCTATCACATCGGTGAAGACCCTGACTCCCGCAGCATACAAGTAGCGGTGAAGCATGGTGTTCCTATCGTGCACAAAGGGCGACAGTATCATTTCAAAGACGCTGCTACTTTTGATTATATCCTGGCTATGGATGCCTCCAACCATCGTGACATTATTCACGCCACATCAGATCGCCCTGAGGGCTTGTTTCTGATGCGTGACTTTGACCCAGAAGGCCAAGGCGGGGACGTACCTGACCCCTACTATGGTGGTGAAGATGGTTTCGAGAAGGTTTTCCAGATACTTGATCGTTCGATAGATGCTTTTTTGGACTTCCTTGTGGAAAAACACCATCTCTAA
- a CDS encoding 3-deoxy-D-manno-octulosonic acid transferase, which produces MLLLYRMSVWLYALIVRVIAPFHRRAGQFISQRKGIFERLESDFRNHEGKLIWIHCASLGEYEQAKPVLGLLQERRPSVKVLLTFFSPSGLLGFKDQELVDYLHYLPLDARGNASRFLETVRPSLAIFIKYELWYYYLMALNARNIPLLLVSGIFRRSQIFFHPMGKFYLTALSTVNHFFLQDDYSAALLRSRSIRAYTVAGDTRFDRVLEVANAAGEVPLVEAFKGNEKLIVMGSVWPSDMKYLLPIVEANHDRFKFIIAPHQVGDLRIYEKIHASAKYSELNEGSASALRVLIIDNYGMLSKLYRYADYAIVGGAFRGALHNVLEPAVYGIPVFFGADASNEKFIEAIELVKHGGGFTYENSADLQSKLDEMTNDADLYQEVCRLSRTYVSARTGASGQVMKKIEELI; this is translated from the coding sequence ATGCTGTTATTGTACAGAATGAGCGTGTGGCTCTATGCCCTGATCGTCAGGGTGATTGCCCCATTTCATCGTCGGGCGGGGCAATTTATCAGCCAGCGTAAGGGAATTTTTGAGCGTCTGGAGTCGGACTTCAGGAATCACGAGGGTAAGTTGATCTGGATCCACTGTGCCTCGCTGGGTGAATATGAGCAGGCCAAGCCTGTTCTGGGCCTGCTTCAGGAGAGAAGACCATCGGTGAAAGTGCTACTTACTTTTTTCTCACCTTCCGGTCTGTTGGGTTTCAAAGATCAAGAGTTGGTTGATTATCTGCATTACCTGCCATTAGATGCCCGCGGCAATGCTTCCAGGTTTTTGGAGACTGTGCGTCCGAGTTTGGCCATTTTTATCAAATATGAGTTGTGGTACTATTACCTGATGGCGCTGAATGCGAGAAATATTCCGCTTTTGTTGGTTTCGGGTATTTTTAGGCGCTCGCAGATTTTTTTCCATCCTATGGGAAAGTTTTACCTGACGGCACTGAGCACTGTCAATCATTTCTTTTTGCAGGATGATTACTCCGCTGCCTTGTTGCGGTCCAGGAGCATTCGGGCGTATACTGTGGCCGGTGATACCCGGTTTGATCGTGTCCTTGAGGTGGCCAATGCGGCCGGTGAGGTTCCGCTTGTCGAAGCATTCAAAGGAAATGAAAAACTCATTGTGATGGGGAGTGTCTGGCCATCTGATATGAAATATCTACTGCCCATTGTTGAAGCCAATCATGATCGTTTTAAATTTATCATTGCCCCTCATCAGGTAGGAGATCTCCGTATTTATGAGAAAATTCATGCGTCCGCAAAGTACTCTGAGTTGAATGAAGGCAGTGCTTCCGCTCTGCGAGTGCTGATTATCGACAATTACGGGATGTTGTCAAAGCTTTACCGCTATGCGGACTATGCTATAGTGGGTGGAGCATTCAGAGGTGCGCTGCACAATGTACTGGAACCTGCTGTTTATGGTATTCCCGTGTTTTTTGGAGCGGATGCTTCCAATGAAAAATTCATAGAGGCCATTGAGCTGGTGAAACATGGCGGAGGGTTTACTTATGAAAATTCTGCCGACCTACAATCAAAATTGGATGAAATGACCAATGATGCCGATCTTTATCAGGAAGTTTGCAGGCTGTCACGTACGTATGTCTCGGCCCGCACCGGAGCCTCTGGGCAGGTGATGAAGAAAATAGAAGAACTGATATGA
- a CDS encoding DUF6588 family protein — MKKIILIFILGAFITSSNAQDLDKFLEGGAENGEKLLEGYLEPAFVGFGYALNSGWYNTGKPHKVAGFDLTINANLAYVPQDAQFFKINPADYNNMTTAPAENGQTSYPTIMGPNLEADDIPYLVFDEGTEDEIRITAPTGLGMEESLGSNFVPAPSVQIGIGLIKNTELKLRLLPEQTFGDPGEQFTTKMFGLGVLHDVKQWIPGIKNLPFDLSGFFAFNTMKNSMEINADVPDQIGEFNVSGTTLQGIISKKLSVLTVYGGVGFSTSKVNFKMKGTYDGIPEVDPIDIEYKNGGLRANVGARLKLLIFTFHAEYAVQKYNTLTAGFGISIR; from the coding sequence ATGAAAAAAATCATACTAATATTTATTCTTGGAGCATTCATTACATCCTCCAATGCTCAGGATTTGGATAAATTTCTTGAAGGAGGTGCTGAGAATGGAGAAAAACTCTTGGAAGGATACCTGGAACCGGCTTTCGTTGGTTTCGGATATGCCCTGAACAGCGGCTGGTATAACACTGGAAAACCTCACAAGGTGGCTGGATTTGACCTCACGATCAACGCCAACCTTGCTTATGTACCACAGGATGCGCAATTTTTCAAGATCAATCCTGCTGACTACAACAACATGACCACAGCACCTGCTGAGAATGGTCAGACAAGCTATCCTACTATCATGGGGCCTAATCTGGAAGCTGATGACATCCCTTATTTGGTTTTCGACGAAGGTACAGAAGATGAAATTCGCATCACTGCACCTACCGGACTGGGTATGGAAGAAAGCCTTGGTAGCAATTTCGTTCCGGCTCCTTCTGTACAGATTGGAATTGGCCTGATCAAAAATACCGAGCTAAAGCTTAGGTTGTTGCCAGAGCAGACATTCGGTGATCCAGGTGAACAATTCACGACCAAAATGTTCGGTCTTGGGGTACTTCACGATGTAAAGCAGTGGATCCCGGGAATCAAAAATCTCCCGTTTGATCTTTCTGGATTCTTCGCGTTCAACACCATGAAAAACTCGATGGAAATCAACGCTGATGTACCAGATCAAATTGGTGAGTTCAATGTATCCGGTACTACGCTCCAGGGTATCATCTCCAAAAAACTATCAGTCCTTACTGTGTACGGAGGTGTGGGCTTCTCCACCAGCAAGGTAAACTTTAAGATGAAGGGAACTTACGACGGTATACCTGAAGTAGACCCAATCGACATTGAGTATAAAAATGGTGGCTTGAGGGCCAATGTGGGAGCACGTTTGAAGCTGTTAATCTTCACCTTCCATGCAGAATACGCCGTGCAGAAGTACAACACGCTTACTGCCGGGTTTGGAATCAGTATCAGATAA
- a CDS encoding peroxiredoxin — protein MSLVGKKAPLFNAPAVINGEEIVENFSLEEFVGKKEVMFFFYPKDFTFVCPTEIHAFQEKLAEFEKRGVQVVGASCDTEETHLAWLMTDRDKGGIAGVTYPLVADSSKTVANNYGVLAGDWNYNDEGQLVFEGAPVAYRGTFFIDKTGVVRHETINDLPLGRNIDEMLRIVDAWQHVEKHGEVCPANWEEGKDAMQATRDGVSSYLASH, from the coding sequence ATGTCATTAGTAGGTAAAAAAGCGCCTTTATTTAATGCTCCGGCAGTAATCAACGGAGAGGAAATCGTAGAAAATTTCTCACTGGAAGAATTTGTAGGGAAGAAAGAAGTGATGTTCTTTTTCTATCCTAAGGACTTCACTTTTGTATGTCCTACAGAGATTCATGCTTTTCAGGAAAAGCTCGCTGAGTTTGAGAAAAGAGGCGTGCAGGTAGTGGGAGCGTCATGTGACACAGAAGAGACTCACCTGGCGTGGTTGATGACAGACCGTGACAAAGGTGGAATTGCAGGTGTAACTTATCCATTGGTAGCGGATAGTTCAAAAACAGTAGCTAATAACTACGGTGTATTGGCTGGAGACTGGAACTACAACGATGAAGGTCAGTTGGTGTTTGAAGGAGCACCTGTAGCATATCGTGGTACATTCTTCATCGACAAAACCGGTGTGGTGAGACATGAGACTATCAACGACCTTCCATTGGGTAGAAACATCGACGAAATGCTCAGAATAGTGGATGCATGGCAGCATGTGGAGAAGCATGGAGAAGTATGTCCTGCTAACTGGGAAGAAGGAAAAGATGCGATGCAGGCTACAAGAGACGGAGTGTCTTCTTACCTGGCGTCACACTAA